DNA from Mycolicibacterium alvei:
TCATGATGATGGGCAGGAAAACGACCAGCCCGGCATCGAAGAAGATCGGGAAGCCGAACAGCAGGGCCGCCGCACCAAGAGCGAGCGGCGCGCGCTTTTCGCCGAACCGCCCGATCAGGGTGTCGGCGAGAACCTGCGCGCCGCCGGTGATCTCGAGGAGCCGGCCGATCATCACACCGAATCCGACGAGCAGCGCCACCGAGCCGAGTGTGTTGGAGAAGCCGAAAGACAGTGCGCTCGGAACATCGGCGACGGGAATCCCGGCGGCGAGCGCCGTCAACAGGCTGACCAGCACCAATGCGATGAAGGCGTGCAGTTTCACCTTGATGATGAGGAACAGCAACAGCGCGACCGCGCCTGCGGCGATCAGCAGCAGTGTGCCGGTTCCGTACGCCGGATCAATCGCCTCCATGACGCCCCCTCACCACAGCGATGTCATTGCCTGGAATCATCGGTCCTCCTCGGCTGTCGCGGAACCTGTTGTGCTGACATACTTTTCGACGATGGCGTCAATGCTCTGGTCGACTTCGATGGCGAGCCCGCGCTCGTCGGATTCGAGGGGCTCCAGCGTCTGAAACTGGGACTCCAGCAGCGCGGCCGGCATGAAGTGCCCCGGTCGGCTGGCCTGTCGCCTGCCGATGGTGTCAACCGACCCGACGAGGTGCAGGAACTCGATGTCCGGGCAGTGTCTGCGCAGCTGATCCCGGTAGGCGCGTTTCAGGGCCGAGCAGCTCATCACCCCGCCGTCGGGGTTGCGGGCCAACCACTGCCCGATCGACTCCAGCCAGGGGTGCCGGTCGTCGTCGTCGAGTGCGTGGCCGGCGGACATCTTTGCGATGTTGGCCGGTGGATGGAAGTCGTCGGCGTCGGCGAAGGGAACGCGCAGCCGCTGTGCCAGCGCCGCGCCCACGGTCGACTTGCCGGACCCGGAAACTCCCATGACGACGATCGGAATGGCCATGACCCCTGCCCCAATCAGTGTGTGTGCCGTCACACGGTGAACCGTAATAGTCAGATCATTGCAACCAGTTCATTCAAATCAATACCTCTTTCGGCCGTTAGGAGCGGTCTGGCATGATCAGCCAGTGCTCGATAGGCCCAATGCCGGCGCTCTCCACGGCAGTCTGGTGACTGCGTTGGGGAGGGGCATCGTGTCGGGTAAGTACCCGCCGGGCTGCGTTCTCACCCTCGAGGCGGTGAGCTCTGAGCACGGTGTATCCCGCAGCGTCGCGCGTGAGGCGATTCGCGTGCTGGAATCGATGGGCATGGTCGAATCTCGGCGCCGCGTCGGGATCACCGTCCAGCCCGCGCAGAAGTGGAACGTCTTCGATCCCGTCGTGATCCGCTGGCGGCTCGACGTCGGCGATCGCACGGCGCAACTGGTTTCTCTCTCGGAGTTGCGGCTGGGGTTCGAACCGGCCGCGGCCGCGTTGGCTGCCCGGCGCGCAAACCCGCATCAGTGCCGGATCATGGCTGCAGCGGTGTCAGACATGGTGGTGCACGGGCGAACCGGTGACCTCGACGCCTATCTGCTGGCGGACAAGCTGTTCCATCAGACTCTGCTGGAGGCCAGCGGGAACGAGATGTTCAGGGCACTCAACGGTGTAGTCGCCGAGGTGCTCGCAGGCCGGACCCATCACGGCATGATGCCGGAGAAGCCCAACATCGCGGCGATCGCCTTGCACGACGAGGTCGCGCGGGCGATCAGGATGGGCGAGCATGCGCAGGCCGAGCGGGCGATGCGCGCGATCATCGACGAATCGGCTTCGGCCATCGCCGAGGACTTTCCGCCTGTCGACTAGCCGTTGGTCTCGCTGCCGGGGTCCTTCGCCTCATCGGTCGGAGCGGGTGACGACGGCTCGTCGTCTGTGAGTTCCGTATCGGTGAGAGCCTGTTCCGGCGCGAGTGCGGGTTCTTCCTTGACGAGGTCGTCGGCTTCCTCGGAGAGGTCTTCCCCGAGCGCTACTTCTTCGGGCACGCCGTCCCCGGGCACGTCGTCGCCGGGCAGGTCGCCGGGTAGGTCGCCGGGCACGTCGTCGGGCACGTCGAACGTCGGCAGGTCGAGTTCTTCCGTCACCGGGCCCCTCCCGTCCAGCACGGCTTCGTCCGCTGTTGGCAACTGCTCTTGCACCGCAACAGGTTCGGTTTCCGGCTCGGCGGTGAGCATCATGGTTTGCACCTCGGGACCGGACCACGTGTTGATAGCCGACGGCGGAAACGGCGGAATCGGCGTGATCGCCCGGCCCATTTCCTGGTCCAGGCGGATCAATAGGGTGATGAGGCTTGAACTATAAGGACGAGTGAACCTCGGAGTCAGCAGCCCGGGAAGGTTGTCGAAGGAGCCGAACGAAGTCCCCGGCACACCGTTGAGCACACCGTCGATGATGCGGGCCGGGATGTTGATGACGGCATTGACGAGTCCGACGACGTCGAATGTGGTGATCGCCTCGAAAACGTCAGCGATCGCAAGACCTGTTGCGGCGATGCCGTTCAACAGTGGGCCGATCGCGGCGCCGAACAGGTTTTTGAGGAGGTGCGACGGCAGATAATACGCGCTGAGAAGTCCCCCGGTGCTCAGCACGATGCTCCTCAACGGTTGCAGGACGATACGGGTCACGGAGACGAAGAGTTCGTCGGACCTGCCGGACTGCAATGCGGTGACGGCGTCCTCGAACGCCTGCGCATAGTTCTCGAGGGTTGCACCGATGATCGGGAAGGGTTCGCCGAAGTAGTACTCGAACTGGGCGTCAACGTTCGCCAGCGTTGTCTCAAGAACCTGCGGGTAGAGCTGTAGCGGGCTCGGGATCGCGGCGAGTTGCACCACTGGGCTCGCCACCACCGACGCCGCGGGCGGGGGGCTGAGGGGTGTGACGGCGATGACGCTGGCCCCCACCAGTGCGATACCCGCGCTCAGACACGGTCGTACTGCTGTAAACACTAGGTCCCCCCTCGGCGGCGACACAGTGACGCCTTCCAGCCACTAGAAAGTAACTGGCGGATGCAACCCGGAGCAATCAGGGGATTCCCCTGCCTTCAATTCACCCCCTCCAGCCGCCACCAGATGCGCATCTTTAGTCACGTGGGGATGCCGGGAGGCCTGGCCCGGCGTCTGCGGTAGCGTGCGCGCTACCACAGACCGGTCGCCCAGTGGAACGACTTCGCGACTGCGGCGCGGTGAACTCGCTGTATGGGTAATCCACCGCGAACTGCCTTCCCTGATCCCATCGCCAATGCTGTGCGCGAAACACCTGAGCAACGCCGTCGGGGAGTCCGGTGGTTTCTGACCATCGCGTTCCTGGGGGCCTGGATTCCGTGGGCGGCGGTGCACTCGCACGGCGGCTCGCTCGATGACCCGCTGACCCAGCTGGCCACCGCGGCGTTCGTGCCCGCGATCGCCGCCTGCGTGGTCAGGCGTTGGGTCACCAGACAGGGTTTCGCCGACTCCGGTCTCCGCTTGAACTGGCGATCGTCCTGGCCGTACTGCCTTGCGGCAACGACCATTCCCTGGGGGGTTCTGCTTCTCGCTGTGGCGGTCGCCATCCTCGCCGGTTGGTGGTCGCCGACCGAATTGGACATGAGCCAGGCCGCCTGGGTGTACTTGGCGGCCGGACCCTTCATCTGCGTCGTCACCGCACCGATCTTTTGGGGCGAGGAGTACGGCTGGACCGCCTATCTGCGTGACCGGCTGGTCCCCGGGCGCCCACTCGTCACCACCTTCCTGACCGGCGTCGTCTGGGGCGTGTGGCACTGGCCGCTGCCCTGGGTCGGCTACTTCGGTGGTCAAACCGATGTGGCAGAGGCGATCTGGAGCATGCTGTGGTGGTTGCCGTTGAGCATTCTGCTGGAGTTTCTCATCGGCTGGCTGTGGTCGGCCACCGCCTCGGTCTGGCCCGGGGCGATGCTGCACGCAGGTAGCAATCTCGTCGCCTCGGTCGGCATGCTGCATGTCTTCGGCGACACGGTCGGCATCAATGCCACCACGTTCCTGTTGTGCGTCGGCCTGCTGCCGTTCGTGGCGGTCATCGTGGTCAGCCGCCACCCCGGTAGACCTAGACTCGCATGATGGTCCAGGCGCCGGCCCCCTCGTTGGGCGCCGCGGTGGCGTCGGGGCCGCGGTATCTGCTGTCCTCGTGGCCCTGGCGGGCGCTGGTGTGGACGATGTTCGGTGGCGTCCTGAGCGCTGTCCTGCTTATCGGCGCACCTCTGATACTCCTTCTGGGAGTGTCGCGTTCGCTGCGTAACGCGGTGTGGTCGCCGCTGTTGGAGATCGAGTGCGCGCGGCTGTCGCTCATCGACGACTCCACCGCGGAGGGCATCCGGCGAGACCTGTCGACGGCCCGTGCCGAGCAGCGGATGCCGACTCTGCGTCAGGTCGGCTACATGCTGTTCACGGCGTTGGTCACCGGCCCGTGGGGTGTGGTGCTGGTGGGCTTCCTGGCGATCCTGACCACCGTCATGGTGGCCGCGCCCTGGCTGGTCGGGCCGGGCGAGCCGATCAACGTCGCACTGTGGTTGATCGACACCTCCGGTGAAGCCTGGGTTGCCGCGCTGCTGGGCCTTGTCGTCCTGGTACTCACCGCCTACCTCGTCGGCGCCTACGCCGCGGCGCTGGGGCAGCTCGCCGCGATTGCGCTGGCCGATCCGCAGGCGCTGCACCGCGAAGTCGCCCGGCTCGAACAATCCCGCACCGCGCTGCTGACCGCCGTCGAGCAGGAGCGGAGGCGCATCGAGAGCGACCTGCACGACCGTGTGCAGCACCGCCTGGTGGCACTGGCCCTGACGCTGGGGCTCGCCGAGAACCTCCACGGCCACAACGACGCGGGCCGCCTTGCCGCCGACGCGCACCGCCAGGTCGACGACATCGCCGCCGAACTGCGGTCGGTGCTGCTCGGCATCATGCCCAGGGCACTGACCGAGCACGGTCTGATCGCGGCAGTCACCGACCTGATCGGTCCCTACCCGTTGCCGGTACGCGCCGACTTCGGAGCCACCGAGATCCCGCGGCGGCTGCCACCGGCAATCGAGCAGGCCGCCTATCTCGTGCTCAATGAGGCGTTGACCAATATCGTCAAGCATGCGTCGGCGTCTGCCGTCACGATCGCAGCGGACCGACAGGATGGCATGTGGTTGTTCATGATTCGCGATGACGGCCGCGGCGGTGCCGCGCTGCAACCGCACCGGGGACTTGCCACACTGGTCGCCCGGGTCGAGGCCGTCAACGGCACCCTGACGATCTCCAGCCCCACCGGCGGACCCACCGAGGTGACCATGCG
Protein-coding regions in this window:
- a CDS encoding gluconokinase, whose translation is MAIPIVVMGVSGSGKSTVGAALAQRLRVPFADADDFHPPANIAKMSAGHALDDDDRHPWLESIGQWLARNPDGGVMSCSALKRAYRDQLRRHCPDIEFLHLVGSVDTIGRRQASRPGHFMPAALLESQFQTLEPLESDERGLAIEVDQSIDAIVEKYVSTTGSATAEEDR
- a CDS encoding FadR/GntR family transcriptional regulator; the encoded protein is MLDRPNAGALHGSLVTALGRGIVSGKYPPGCVLTLEAVSSEHGVSRSVAREAIRVLESMGMVESRRRVGITVQPAQKWNVFDPVVIRWRLDVGDRTAQLVSLSELRLGFEPAAAALAARRANPHQCRIMAAAVSDMVVHGRTGDLDAYLLADKLFHQTLLEASGNEMFRALNGVVAEVLAGRTHHGMMPEKPNIAAIALHDEVARAIRMGEHAQAERAMRAIIDESASAIAEDFPPVD
- a CDS encoding CPBP family glutamic-type intramembrane protease → MGNPPRTAFPDPIANAVRETPEQRRRGVRWFLTIAFLGAWIPWAAVHSHGGSLDDPLTQLATAAFVPAIAACVVRRWVTRQGFADSGLRLNWRSSWPYCLAATTIPWGVLLLAVAVAILAGWWSPTELDMSQAAWVYLAAGPFICVVTAPIFWGEEYGWTAYLRDRLVPGRPLVTTFLTGVVWGVWHWPLPWVGYFGGQTDVAEAIWSMLWWLPLSILLEFLIGWLWSATASVWPGAMLHAGSNLVASVGMLHVFGDTVGINATTFLLCVGLLPFVAVIVVSRHPGRPRLA
- a CDS encoding sensor histidine kinase; its protein translation is MVQAPAPSLGAAVASGPRYLLSSWPWRALVWTMFGGVLSAVLLIGAPLILLLGVSRSLRNAVWSPLLEIECARLSLIDDSTAEGIRRDLSTARAEQRMPTLRQVGYMLFTALVTGPWGVVLVGFLAILTTVMVAAPWLVGPGEPINVALWLIDTSGEAWVAALLGLVVLVLTAYLVGAYAAALGQLAAIALADPQALHREVARLEQSRTALLTAVEQERRRIESDLHDRVQHRLVALALTLGLAENLHGHNDAGRLAADAHRQVDDIAAELRSVLLGIMPRALTEHGLIAAVTDLIGPYPLPVRADFGATEIPRRLPPAIEQAAYLVLNEALTNIVKHASASAVTIAADRQDGMWLFMIRDDGRGGAALQPHRGLATLVARVEAVNGTLTISSPTGGPTEVTMRCPI